The proteins below come from a single Garra rufa chromosome 25, GarRuf1.0, whole genome shotgun sequence genomic window:
- the ehf gene encoding ETS homologous factor produces the protein MVLQASCVMSIPATVSVDNQLPVSWTTHYNCADVTSGYMSRLWSQDLHPQNWTKYQVWEWLQQTLDMHQIDATSIPFQNFDLDGRQLCNMSFQDFTRAAGSIGSILFQSLTDLKWNGQYGQTDMFTPGDIKTEIDTDFPCSILPFKEESSFYNTSELFDIKSSFQPNTILSSPAPSSPDPKRSQVKRHNPRGTHLWEFIRDILLNPERHPGLIKWEDRSEGVFRFLKSEAVAQLWGKKKNNSSMTYEKLSRAMRYYYKREILERVDGRRLVYKFGRNARGWRESEK, from the exons ATGGTCCTTCAGGCCAGCTGTGTCATGAGTATCCCAGCTACTGTGAGTGTTGACAACCAGCTACCTGTTTCCTGGACAACCCACTACAACTGTGCTGATG TGACATCTGGTTACATGAGCCGGCTCTGGTCTCAGGATCTTCATCCACAAAACTGGACCAAGTACCAGGTGTGGGAATGGCTCCAACAGACGCTGGACATGCACCAAATTGATGCCACCAGCATTCCCTTCCAGAACTTTGATCTTGATGGGAGGCAACTGTGCAACATGAGCTTCCAGGACTTCACCCGGGCAGCCGGATCCATAGGTTCCATTCTTTTCCAGAGCCTGACTGACCTCAAGTGGAACG GTCAGTATGGTCAAACAGATATGTTTACACCAGGGgacattaaaacagaaatagata CAGACTTTCCTTGTTCAATCCTACCCTTCAAGGAAGAGTCCAGCTTTTACAACACATCAG AACTGTTTGATATCAAAAGCTCATTCCAGCCTAACACCATACTATCCTCACCTGCTCCCTCAAGCCCAG ATCCCAAGCGGTCACAGGTCAAAAGACACA ATCCTCGCGGGACACACCTGTGGGAGTTCATCCGAGACATTCTCCTGAACCCCGAGCGCCACCCCGGCCTGATCAAATGGGAGGATCGCTCCGAGGGGGTTTTCCGCTTCCTTAAGTCGGAAGCTGTGGCTCAGCTTTGGGGCAAAAAGAAAAATAACAGCAGTATGACCTACGAGAAACTCAGTCGAGCGATGAG GTATTATTATAAACGAGAGATTCTGGAACGAGTGGATGGACGTAGACTTGTCTATAAGTTCGGCCGAAACGCTCGAGGCTGGAGAGAGTCTGAGAAGTGA